Proteins from a single region of Syntrophales bacterium:
- a CDS encoding bifunctional enoyl-CoA hydratase/phosphate acetyltransferase, with translation MESHRSVTNVPFDEIRIGASEEWTIVLNRTQLDLMALVSGDVDSFHLSAEAGGGDPDRTETTEAAGSEALLSDLIGTRLPGPGTKILSRDMRYAGDVRVGDSLTARVTVTAKDDTGRRVVLDCRVVNQEGRELVAGTTVVEAPEKKLAYSEVAPAHLELRRRDVFVNLFRACRVCGPVTCAVAHPCDRDSLAGALLAAERGIIIPVLVGPEEKIRHAAEEAGIDLGDHRIVAVPHSHAAAAKAVEMARRGEVESIMKGSLHTDELLGAVVPSASGLRTERRISHAFVLDVPAYPKMLMMTDAAVNLFPGLDDKRDIIQNAIDLAVALRISTPRVGILSAVETVTSRIPSTLDAAALCKMADRGQIQGGILDGPLAYDNAISARAAKTKGIESPVSGEADILLAPDIESANMLLKQLTYLAGAEGAGIVLGTRIPIILTSRADTVRTRLASAALMAIVARTARAGRSPVK, from the coding sequence ATGGAATCCCATCGCAGCGTCACGAACGTGCCATTCGATGAAATCCGGATCGGTGCATCCGAGGAATGGACGATCGTGCTGAACCGGACGCAGCTCGATCTGATGGCCCTCGTCTCCGGGGACGTGGATTCCTTTCATCTGTCCGCGGAGGCAGGCGGCGGGGATCCAGACCGGACCGAGACAACGGAAGCCGCCGGCTCCGAGGCCCTGTTGTCCGATCTGATCGGAACGCGCCTTCCCGGCCCCGGGACGAAGATCCTGAGCCGGGACATGCGATACGCCGGCGACGTCCGGGTGGGGGATTCGCTCACGGCCCGGGTCACCGTGACGGCGAAGGACGACACGGGCCGCCGCGTCGTTCTTGACTGCCGGGTCGTCAACCAGGAGGGCCGGGAGCTGGTTGCCGGCACAACGGTCGTGGAGGCCCCGGAGAAAAAGCTTGCCTACAGCGAAGTCGCGCCGGCCCACCTGGAGCTCAGGCGGCGGGACGTCTTCGTGAACCTTTTCCGGGCCTGCAGGGTCTGCGGTCCCGTCACGTGCGCCGTTGCGCATCCATGCGACCGCGACTCCCTCGCGGGAGCGCTCCTGGCGGCCGAGCGGGGAATCATCATCCCGGTTCTGGTCGGTCCCGAGGAGAAAATCCGCCACGCCGCCGAGGAGGCGGGGATCGACCTGGGAGACCATCGGATCGTCGCGGTTCCCCACAGCCACGCGGCGGCGGCAAAGGCCGTCGAGATGGCGCGCCGGGGCGAGGTGGAGTCGATCATGAAGGGGAGCCTCCACACCGACGAGCTGTTGGGGGCCGTCGTCCCTTCCGCCTCGGGGCTCCGGACCGAACGGCGGATCAGCCACGCCTTTGTCCTGGACGTTCCCGCCTACCCCAAAATGCTCATGATGACCGACGCGGCGGTCAACCTCTTTCCCGGCCTCGATGACAAGAGGGACATCATCCAGAACGCCATCGACCTGGCTGTGGCGCTGAGGATCTCAACGCCACGGGTGGGCATCCTCTCCGCCGTGGAGACGGTCACCTCCCGGATCCCCTCCACGCTGGACGCGGCGGCCCTGTGCAAGATGGCGGACCGGGGCCAGATCCAGGGCGGCATCCTCGACGGACCGCTGGCTTACGACAATGCCATCAGCGCACGGGCCGCGAAGACCAAGGGAATCGAATCCCCCGTCAGCGGCGAGGCGGACATCCTCCTGGCACCGGACATCGAGTCGGCCAACATGCTCCTGAAGCAGCTCACCTACCTGGCGGGAGCGGAGGGTGCCGGGATCGTGCTGGGCACCCGGATCCCGATCATCCTCACCAGCCGGGCCGATACGGTGCGGACGCGGCTGGCCTCGGCGGCACTCATGGCCATTGTCGCCCGGACGGCCCGGGCCGGCCGCTCTCCGGTGAAATGA
- a CDS encoding NAD-binding protein: MKFLPSVLSSFLDSESTRQNTRMLLRYCLVLFTMVTVYSVIFHLIMAAEGQDHSWITGFYWTLVVMSTLGFGDITFQSDLGRLFSILVLFSGVIFLLVLLPFTFIKFFFAPWIEAETRKRYARELPPETKGHVIITSYDAVTTALIEKLKTYKREYVVVVDEYEKSKDLYDAGVRIAIGHIDDPETYRKMRADRAALIVATNRDEVNTNIAFTVRELTETVPIIATADSPHSVDILSLAGCSRVLELTEILGRSLAGWTLGGDFRSNILGRFDNLLIAEAPAISTPLVGKTLAESRLREQIGVAVVAIWERGRFEVPGPDTVIQRSTALVFAGTEEQIARYDEVYSFYQLSRHAGDPVIIIGGGRVGKAIGEQFKQRGVDFLIIEKNPRRTEEDTLYVTGDAADIGTLKKAWIEKAPAALITTHDDATNIYLAKYLRSLRPDMQIICRANADRNVSTLHRAGADFVLSYASLGADAIFHYLENEDMFLLAEGLNIFRLPTPSSLVGKTLAQARVRPQTGCTVVGIRKESGDVTINPDPFLPVEEHSELILIGTPDAELMFSRTFL, from the coding sequence ATGAAATTTCTTCCATCCGTCCTCAGCTCCTTTCTCGACAGCGAGAGCACCCGGCAGAACACCCGGATGCTCCTGCGCTACTGCCTTGTCCTGTTCACCATGGTCACCGTCTACAGCGTGATCTTCCATCTGATCATGGCGGCGGAGGGACAGGACCATTCCTGGATCACCGGGTTCTACTGGACCCTGGTCGTCATGAGCACCCTCGGGTTCGGCGACATCACCTTCCAGTCGGACCTGGGGCGCCTCTTCTCCATCCTGGTCCTCTTTTCCGGGGTGATCTTTCTCCTGGTCCTGCTTCCCTTCACGTTCATCAAGTTCTTCTTCGCGCCCTGGATCGAGGCGGAGACCCGCAAGCGGTACGCCCGCGAGCTGCCGCCGGAAACGAAGGGCCACGTCATCATCACGTCCTACGATGCGGTCACCACGGCGCTGATCGAGAAGCTGAAAACCTACAAGAGGGAATATGTCGTGGTCGTCGATGAGTACGAAAAGTCCAAGGACCTGTACGACGCGGGCGTGCGGATCGCCATCGGCCACATCGACGACCCGGAGACATACCGGAAGATGCGGGCCGACCGGGCCGCTCTCATTGTCGCCACCAACCGCGACGAGGTGAATACCAACATCGCCTTCACCGTCCGGGAACTGACCGAGACGGTTCCCATCATTGCCACGGCCGATTCCCCCCATTCCGTGGACATCCTGTCTCTTGCGGGGTGTTCACGGGTTCTCGAACTGACGGAGATTCTGGGACGATCCCTGGCGGGGTGGACCCTGGGTGGCGACTTCCGGTCCAACATCCTGGGGCGCTTTGACAACCTCCTGATCGCCGAGGCCCCCGCCATCAGCACTCCTCTGGTGGGAAAGACCCTGGCCGAGAGCCGGCTTCGGGAGCAGATCGGAGTGGCTGTCGTCGCCATCTGGGAGCGGGGCCGTTTCGAAGTGCCCGGGCCGGATACGGTGATCCAGCGCTCCACGGCCCTGGTGTTTGCCGGCACGGAGGAACAGATCGCCCGCTACGACGAGGTGTATTCCTTCTATCAACTGAGCCGCCATGCCGGAGACCCGGTGATCATCATCGGCGGCGGGCGCGTCGGCAAAGCCATCGGCGAGCAGTTCAAGCAGCGGGGCGTGGACTTTCTCATCATCGAAAAGAACCCCCGGCGAACCGAGGAAGACACCCTTTACGTCACCGGAGACGCCGCGGACATCGGCACGCTGAAAAAGGCCTGGATCGAGAAGGCTCCAGCCGCCCTGATCACCACGCACGACGATGCGACGAACATCTACCTGGCAAAGTACCTCCGGAGCCTGCGTCCGGACATGCAGATCATCTGCCGGGCCAATGCGGACAGGAACGTCTCGACCCTGCACCGCGCGGGTGCGGATTTCGTCTTGTCCTATGCCTCCCTGGGAGCCGACGCCATCTTCCATTACCTGGAAAACGAAGACATGTTCCTCCTCGCGGAGGGACTCAACATTTTCCGTCTACCCACGCCCTCCTCCCTTGTGGGGAAGACACTCGCCCAGGCCCGGGTACGCCCGCAAACGGGGTGTACCGTTGTCGGTATCCGGAAAGAAAGCGGCGACGTGACCATCAATCCGGATCCGTTCCTGCCCGTGGAGGAACACTCCGAGCTGATTCTGATCGGTACGCCGGATGCGGAGCTGATGTTCTCCCGCACGTTTCTCTGA
- a CDS encoding PspC domain-containing protein, whose translation MEQLYLSETNRKLGGVCGGIGEYTGRDPTVIRVLFILVTLFSFGFGILAYLAMWLIIPKRSGAGL comes from the coding sequence ATGGAACAGCTGTACCTGTCGGAAACGAACCGGAAACTCGGTGGCGTCTGCGGCGGCATCGGGGAGTACACCGGACGGGATCCCACGGTGATCCGGGTTCTTTTCATCCTGGTGACCCTGTTCTCGTTCGGCTTCGGGATCCTGGCCTATCTGGCCATGTGGCTCATCATTCCGAAGCGGTCCGGGGCTGGACTCTAA
- a CDS encoding ferritin family protein, whose protein sequence is MKESLNALEVALNNELQEHRFYMEHARKTANPVGRAMFEQIAVEEMEHYARLRELHGKWSREEKWPETVPLKVKSTVVKDVLAKIIREAGRGPAGDKNDLEALETAIEFEANGALYYARLRDQVTDPREKAFFNLLADIEHEHFVSLKDTQEYLADPAGWFRTREKGGLDGG, encoded by the coding sequence ATGAAAGAGAGCCTGAACGCCCTGGAGGTGGCCCTGAACAACGAGCTTCAGGAACACCGGTTCTACATGGAGCATGCCCGGAAGACGGCCAATCCTGTGGGGAGGGCGATGTTCGAACAGATCGCCGTGGAGGAGATGGAGCACTACGCACGGCTCCGGGAGCTGCACGGGAAATGGTCGAGAGAGGAAAAATGGCCCGAGACGGTTCCCCTGAAGGTGAAGTCCACGGTGGTGAAGGACGTCCTGGCAAAGATAATCCGTGAGGCCGGCCGGGGGCCCGCCGGCGACAAGAACGACCTGGAGGCGCTGGAGACGGCGATCGAATTCGAGGCCAACGGTGCGCTCTACTACGCCCGGCTCCGGGACCAGGTCACGGATCCCCGTGAGAAGGCCTTCTTCAACCTCCTGGCCGACATCGAGCACGAACACTTCGTCTCGCTGAAAGACACGCAGGAATACCTGGCCGATCCGGCCGGCTGGTTCCGCACGAGGGAGAAGGGCGGTCTCGATGGGGGATGA
- a CDS encoding tetratricopeptide repeat protein: MERSNTNPVPYGGFLKTAGPWICAAMLVLAASVAGMWTAEAASSSDRPYSIHISSFQEEINAIKHVRQLAAKGWPTYYRKVILPRKGTWWRVYVGPYTSEAETGRQASRLKAQGLTRYAAIERTGPAEANPAPPPPAAKTVRIPERTAPTPEPAAPSNGKIIFPEKTRMEPIEHSRTVESARKPAAAGPAAPPVTPAQAGTSPAEPCRDDSCRSKPVSRDLPRMTEPPANTSRTASTPAPARPAIVEAKPERMEPAGTGGITWGDMKEEPAAGENDPRQPAAPAPSAEPTRSDSGTAPVRTAEWQATPAIPGDRLEARKSFNKANEYVAKGMLEIAVANYSRAIELDPSFAEAYNGRGITYEAIQRADLAISDYDAAIRLKPDYSEAFYNRALACRKSGRFDQARHNLESACALQHRRACELLAEMKGTRK; this comes from the coding sequence ATGGAACGATCGAACACCAATCCCGTCCCATACGGCGGATTCCTGAAAACCGCCGGCCCCTGGATATGTGCAGCCATGCTGGTCCTTGCCGCTTCTGTCGCAGGCATGTGGACCGCAGAGGCCGCCTCGTCATCGGACAGGCCCTACAGCATCCACATCTCGTCATTCCAGGAGGAGATCAACGCGATCAAGCATGTGCGGCAACTCGCCGCGAAGGGCTGGCCGACCTATTACCGGAAAGTCATCCTGCCCCGGAAGGGAACCTGGTGGAGGGTGTACGTGGGACCGTACACCAGCGAGGCGGAAACCGGCAGGCAGGCGAGCCGCCTGAAGGCACAGGGACTCACCCGGTATGCCGCCATCGAGCGGACGGGGCCGGCCGAGGCGAATCCTGCGCCTCCTCCGCCGGCCGCGAAGACCGTCCGGATCCCGGAGCGGACCGCCCCAACCCCGGAGCCGGCGGCTCCGTCAAACGGAAAGATCATCTTTCCTGAAAAGACCAGAATGGAGCCGATCGAACACTCCCGGACGGTTGAATCGGCACGAAAGCCCGCGGCCGCGGGACCGGCAGCCCCACCCGTGACACCTGCACAGGCCGGAACGTCCCCTGCGGAACCATGCCGCGACGATTCCTGCCGCTCGAAGCCCGTATCCAGGGACCTTCCCAGAATGACGGAACCTCCCGCGAACACCTCGCGGACTGCATCAACCCCGGCACCCGCTCGACCGGCGATCGTCGAGGCAAAGCCGGAAAGGATGGAGCCGGCCGGGACGGGCGGCATCACCTGGGGGGACATGAAGGAGGAGCCCGCCGCGGGGGAAAACGATCCGCGCCAGCCGGCAGCCCCGGCCCCGTCGGCTGAACCGACACGCTCCGACTCCGGCACGGCACCGGTGCGTACCGCCGAATGGCAGGCGACCCCAGCGATTCCCGGCGATCGGCTGGAGGCCCGGAAATCCTTCAACAAGGCCAACGAATACGTGGCGAAGGGGATGCTGGAGATCGCGGTGGCAAACTACAGCCGCGCCATCGAGCTGGATCCGAGCTTTGCGGAGGCCTACAACGGACGGGGCATCACCTATGAGGCGATTCAGCGGGCCGATCTGGCCATCTCCGATTACGATGCGGCGATCCGGCTGAAGCCGGACTACAGCGAAGCCTTCTACAACCGTGCCCTGGCCTGCCGCAAATCGGGCCGCTTCGACCAGGCAAGGCACAACCTGGAGAGCGCCTGCGCCCTGCAACACCGGCGAGCCTGCGAACTGCTGGCGGAGATGAAGGGAACCCGGAAGTAA
- a CDS encoding ABC-F family ATP-binding cassette domain-containing protein, which produces MIFLRDVSLSFGARVLFGGIDWAITERSRIGLVGDNGTGKTTLLRAILGQVELDGGSIEIAGRRDRAVGYLPQDLVELEAAPLMDFIKDRTGMGDLERDIRRCEEEISRETTPSAALLERYENLLTVFRNRSGYSFEARTRQVLRGLGFREGDFGKACSDFSGGWKMRILLSVILLSDPSVMLLDEPTNHLDTESMEWLEGYLGNYAGTLITVSHDRTFLDRMVGQIAELAGGKVSVFKGSYTAYLAERERRREALEQERLRRDGEIRRTLDFVERFRYKATKARQVQSRIKRLERLEVFEDLSEARTVTIRFPDAPRSGREVLTVRDLAKSYGTLEVFRDLHFSVSRGDRVALVGVNGSGKSTLTRILSGDEDPTAGTVELGLNVRIGFFSQESAENLDYGRTAWEEVCDAGSRATDQERRNLLGAFLFSGDDIHKPVRVLSGGEKSRLALLKLILEDTNLLILDEPTNHLDLKTKDLFQDALLQYTGSVVIVSHDRYFLDRMVNRVLEIRDGQLREYAGNYSYFIEKREMERAGDAQGTRPAAEGVRELPQKEVRRLAAEERNRLSRTRTALKREFSEVEGRIGALEADRAAREEMLCDPHVLRNGDRVRLLHGELRQIRTELEDLYERWGDLGQRIEALDAAPPTNGAAAESPRNP; this is translated from the coding sequence TTGATTTTTCTCCGCGACGTCAGCCTCTCCTTCGGAGCCAGGGTCCTCTTCGGAGGCATTGACTGGGCCATCACCGAACGGAGCCGGATCGGGCTCGTGGGGGACAACGGAACCGGCAAAACGACGCTGCTCCGGGCCATCCTGGGCCAGGTGGAGCTGGACGGGGGCTCCATTGAGATCGCGGGCCGCCGGGACCGCGCCGTCGGCTATCTCCCACAGGACCTGGTGGAGCTCGAAGCGGCACCCCTGATGGATTTCATCAAGGACCGCACGGGCATGGGGGACCTCGAACGGGACATTCGCCGCTGCGAAGAGGAAATCTCCCGGGAAACGACCCCGTCCGCGGCCCTCCTGGAGCGTTACGAAAACCTGCTGACGGTCTTCCGCAACCGGAGCGGTTACAGCTTCGAAGCCAGGACCCGGCAGGTTCTCCGCGGCCTCGGTTTCCGCGAGGGAGATTTCGGCAAGGCGTGCTCCGACTTCTCCGGCGGCTGGAAGATGCGGATCCTCCTGTCGGTCATTCTCCTCTCCGACCCGTCCGTCATGCTCCTGGACGAACCCACAAACCACCTGGACACGGAAAGCATGGAGTGGCTCGAGGGTTATCTCGGAAACTACGCGGGCACACTGATCACCGTCTCCCACGACCGGACGTTCCTGGACCGGATGGTCGGCCAGATCGCCGAACTGGCGGGCGGAAAGGTTTCCGTCTTCAAGGGCAGTTACACCGCCTACCTGGCCGAGCGGGAGCGCCGGAGGGAGGCCCTGGAACAGGAGCGGCTGCGCCGGGATGGCGAGATTCGGCGGACCCTGGATTTTGTCGAGCGCTTCCGCTACAAGGCCACCAAGGCCAGGCAGGTTCAGAGCCGCATCAAGAGGCTGGAGCGCCTGGAGGTCTTCGAGGACCTCTCGGAAGCAAGGACCGTGACGATCCGCTTCCCCGATGCACCCCGGAGCGGACGGGAGGTCCTGACCGTTCGCGATCTCGCCAAATCCTACGGCACGCTGGAAGTTTTCCGGGATCTCCATTTCTCTGTCAGCCGGGGTGACCGGGTGGCCCTGGTCGGCGTCAACGGCTCCGGGAAATCCACCCTGACGAGGATCCTGAGCGGAGACGAGGACCCGACCGCGGGAACGGTCGAGCTCGGCCTGAATGTCCGGATCGGATTCTTTTCCCAGGAAAGCGCGGAAAACCTGGACTACGGTCGGACGGCCTGGGAGGAGGTCTGCGACGCCGGGAGCCGCGCCACCGACCAGGAGCGGCGCAATCTCCTGGGGGCGTTCCTCTTTTCCGGGGACGACATCCACAAGCCCGTCCGGGTGCTCTCGGGCGGCGAGAAGTCCCGCCTGGCCCTCCTGAAACTGATCCTTGAGGACACGAACCTCCTCATTCTCGATGAGCCGACGAACCACCTGGACCTCAAGACCAAAGACCTTTTCCAGGACGCCCTCCTCCAGTACACCGGGTCGGTCGTCATCGTCTCCCACGACCGCTACTTCCTCGACCGGATGGTGAACCGGGTCCTGGAAATCCGGGACGGGCAACTCCGTGAATACGCCGGGAACTATTCCTACTTCATAGAGAAGCGGGAGATGGAACGGGCCGGGGACGCGCAAGGCACGAGACCGGCTGCGGAGGGAGTCCGCGAGCTGCCGCAAAAGGAAGTGCGCCGTCTCGCCGCAGAAGAGCGGAATCGCCTGTCCCGCACCCGGACCGCCCTGAAGAGGGAGTTCTCGGAGGTGGAAGGGCGGATCGGAGCCCTGGAGGCCGACAGGGCGGCCCGGGAGGAGATGCTGTGCGACCCCCATGTCCTTCGGAACGGAGACCGGGTGAGGCTTCTCCATGGCGAATTGAGGCAGATCCGGACCGAACTGGAGGATCTGTATGAACGCTGGGGCGACCTGGGCCAGCGGATCGAGGCGCTGGACGCGGCCCCTCCGACAAATGGAGCAGCGGCAGAAAGCCCGCGAAACCCGTGA
- a CDS encoding ATPase, T2SS/T4P/T4SS family, which translates to MNDTGNLATLEKQFQDLITMAIREGYSDIHIAGSSPLVFRKNGSIQFDRRFRWTHEAVDALVAWLVQGDHLNRLRARLSVDFARTVSNTRLRINAFVTLRGFSLAIRLLPGTVPRLNNLNIHPSIQQYCQNQAGLILVCGPTGCGKSTTIAAMVEEINETRSAHVITLEDPIEYRFISKRAFVEQRELGTHMISFEQGLLDVLREDPDVIVVGELRERQVMRLTLDAAESGHLVIASLHSSSPEEAIFRICNAFPLEAQTEVRNQLSTSLILIAVQQLQLLDRTGFQVPLMTIMRNNQAVRSLIRDNKISQIESAMQTAKGEGMFTSEAYMTDYLNYRNQFVPPSAVFRPSELPPEYPDYTPSLLYSKAVPRPVTAVPTAGGDERVIHFPAVRPEDAANAMEGDSGDYHLTIEESSSLEDLLAQMRETK; encoded by the coding sequence ATGAACGACACGGGAAATCTTGCGACATTGGAGAAACAGTTTCAGGATTTGATTACCATGGCCATCCGGGAGGGATATTCGGATATCCACATCGCCGGCAGTTCCCCCCTGGTTTTCCGAAAGAACGGCTCCATCCAGTTCGACCGTCGTTTCCGCTGGACGCACGAAGCCGTGGACGCCCTTGTCGCCTGGCTGGTACAGGGGGACCACCTCAACCGGCTCCGGGCGCGCCTGTCCGTCGACTTTGCCCGGACCGTCAGCAACACGCGCCTGCGAATCAACGCCTTCGTGACCCTTCGGGGCTTCAGCCTCGCCATCCGCCTGCTGCCTGGAACAGTGCCGCGGCTGAACAACCTGAACATCCACCCCTCCATCCAGCAGTACTGCCAGAATCAGGCGGGGCTGATCCTGGTCTGCGGTCCCACCGGATGCGGCAAGTCCACGACGATCGCGGCCATGGTGGAGGAGATCAATGAAACCCGATCCGCCCACGTCATCACCCTGGAGGACCCCATCGAATATCGCTTCATCTCCAAGCGCGCCTTCGTGGAGCAGCGGGAGCTGGGGACCCACATGATCTCCTTCGAGCAGGGTCTACTGGACGTTCTCCGGGAGGACCCGGACGTCATCGTCGTCGGCGAACTCCGGGAGCGTCAGGTCATGCGCCTGACCCTGGACGCGGCCGAGTCGGGGCACCTGGTCATCGCCTCGCTGCACTCCTCCAGTCCCGAAGAAGCCATCTTCAGGATCTGCAACGCCTTTCCTCTTGAAGCCCAGACGGAGGTCCGCAACCAGCTCTCGACAAGCCTGATTCTGATCGCTGTTCAGCAACTGCAGTTGCTGGATCGCACCGGCTTTCAGGTCCCCCTGATGACGATCATGAGGAACAACCAGGCGGTCCGGTCCCTCATCCGGGACAACAAGATCTCCCAGATCGAGAGTGCCATGCAGACGGCCAAGGGAGAAGGGATGTTCACCAGCGAAGCGTATATGACGGACTACCTGAATTACCGGAACCAGTTCGTGCCACCCTCGGCGGTTTTTCGTCCCTCCGAGCTGCCCCCGGAGTACCCGGATTACACACCTTCTCTTCTCTATTCAAAAGCCGTCCCCAGACCCGTTACGGCGGTTCCTACAGCCGGCGGTGACGAGAGGGTGATTCACTTCCCCGCGGTACGGCCGGAGGATGCTGCTAATGCGATGGAAGGAGATTCGGGAGACTACCACCTGACCATCGAGGAGAGCTCCTCCCTCGAGGACCTGCTCGCCCAGATGCGGGAAACCAAGTAA
- a CDS encoding ABC transporter ATP-binding protein: MLELRNVQTYYGNIQALKDVSMILREGEIITLIGANGAGKTTTLMSISGIVPPRSGEILFMNRPLSQLSPDAIVAMGLSQVPEGRRIFPNLTVTENLDMGAFLRKDREGIQKDLAYVFDLFPILAQRRHQPGGTLSGGEQQMLAISRALMARPRLLLMDEPSLGLAPMYVKLIFEIIRKINRENGTPIFLVEQNAHMALRVAHRGYVMENGRITLEGTADSLLHNEDVKRAYIGA; the protein is encoded by the coding sequence ATGCTGGAATTGAGAAACGTCCAGACGTATTATGGCAACATTCAGGCCCTGAAGGACGTGAGCATGATCCTCCGGGAAGGGGAGATCATCACGCTCATCGGGGCCAACGGGGCGGGGAAGACAACAACCCTGATGTCCATCTCGGGAATCGTCCCCCCGCGCTCGGGGGAGATCCTGTTCATGAACCGGCCCCTCTCGCAGCTGAGCCCGGACGCCATCGTCGCCATGGGACTCTCTCAGGTGCCCGAGGGACGGAGGATCTTTCCGAACCTGACGGTTACGGAAAACCTGGACATGGGCGCCTTCCTGCGAAAGGATCGGGAGGGCATCCAGAAGGACCTGGCGTATGTCTTCGACCTGTTCCCGATTCTCGCCCAGCGCCGCCACCAGCCCGGCGGAACCCTGAGCGGCGGGGAGCAGCAGATGCTGGCCATCTCAAGGGCTCTCATGGCAAGGCCGCGCCTGCTCCTGATGGACGAGCCGTCCCTGGGACTCGCGCCGATGTATGTGAAGCTGATTTTTGAAATCATCCGGAAAATCAACCGGGAAAACGGAACGCCCATCTTCCTGGTGGAACAGAACGCCCACATGGCCCTGCGGGTGGCCCACCGGGGTTACGTCATGGAAAACGGCCGGATCACGCTGGAAGGAACGGCGGACAGCCTTCTCCACAACGAAGACGTCAAGCGGGCCTACATAGGAGCTTGA
- a CDS encoding ABC transporter ATP-binding protein translates to MEAILETKNLTMNFGGITALNRVDLQVHPGEVCALIGPNGAGKTTFFNCITGIYPPSEGDVFISPPGRKRKRINGLPVHKVTARGLARTFQNIRLFPDMTVLENVMVGRHCRTKAGVLGAVFRDRTTRNEEKAIVTRSYDILERIGLADAANTMARNLPYGDQRRLEIARALATEPFLLLLDEPAAGMNPRETADLEELILKIRNEEKIAILMIEHDMRMVMSISNRIFVLDYGKKIAEGTAAEIWENPVVIKAYLGEEFDA, encoded by the coding sequence ATGGAAGCGATCCTGGAAACCAAGAACCTGACCATGAATTTCGGGGGCATCACGGCTCTAAACCGGGTGGACCTGCAGGTCCACCCCGGAGAAGTCTGCGCCCTGATCGGCCCCAACGGCGCCGGCAAGACAACCTTCTTCAACTGCATCACCGGAATCTACCCGCCCAGCGAGGGAGACGTTTTCATCTCCCCGCCGGGACGGAAGCGGAAGCGGATCAACGGCCTGCCGGTCCACAAGGTGACGGCCCGCGGGCTGGCGCGGACGTTCCAGAACATCCGCCTGTTCCCGGACATGACCGTCCTGGAAAACGTCATGGTGGGGCGCCACTGCCGGACGAAGGCGGGAGTCCTGGGCGCCGTGTTCCGGGACCGGACCACCCGAAACGAGGAAAAGGCCATTGTAACTCGAAGCTATGACATCCTCGAACGGATCGGCCTGGCCGACGCGGCCAACACCATGGCCCGCAACCTCCCTTACGGGGACCAGCGGCGCCTCGAGATCGCCCGCGCCCTGGCAACGGAGCCCTTCCTCCTGCTCCTGGACGAGCCGGCGGCGGGCATGAATCCCCGGGAGACGGCGGACCTGGAGGAGCTGATCCTGAAGATCCGGAATGAGGAGAAGATCGCCATCCTCATGATCGAGCACGACATGAGGATGGTCATGAGCATCTCCAACCGGATCTTCGTCCTGGACTACGGAAAGAAAATCGCCGAGGGAACCGCGGCGGAAATATGGGAGAATCCGGTCGTAATCAAGGCGTACCTCGGGGAAGAGTTCGATGCTTGA